One part of the Vicia villosa cultivar HV-30 ecotype Madison, WI linkage group LG6, Vvil1.0, whole genome shotgun sequence genome encodes these proteins:
- the LOC131614901 gene encoding uncharacterized protein LOC131614901, producing MEIKVHKPFCLSFRGIPTSLKILCDNVSGAHVLSESLNRLISLVRTKVDETLLNTMIRFYDPLLHCFTYRDFQLVPTLEEFSSILGSPVPDQMPYTGEEEAPKLEDVAAALHLPRSEIKKVWVSKGDYTGVPVDFLYSQADILINAMSMDAFEKVLACLIYGQVLFPRYVKIVDVIALKIFISNNLVPTLLGDLLHSIHHRSSKGKGCVLGCAPILYKWFISHLPRSMIKNEEGLTWVQRIIRLSYDDVIWSQKDFKGTHLFDSCGDFPNVPLLDTTGKKKLFIKAWSKIKKVCTRELGPRNYIPSDLYFRWIYDRVVEHGMPYPSDTPIVPRVTPPVIPVVLEPYVPAPKEDLAVTIASLRREKADLESRLQKVEAEKAVLVADAKERDSMLDYFSRKWKIEDFVSPNQIQSWEREIDRLVQERNEMIKAHKEEIRILKRKRRAGE from the exons atggaaatTAAAGTTCATAAACCTTTTTGCCTCAGTTTCAGAGGGATACCTACTTCTTTGAAGATTCTTTGTGACAACGTTTCTGGTGCTCATGTGCTTTCCGAATCTCTCAACAGATTGATCAGTTTGGTAAGAACCAAGGTGGATGAAACACTTCTCAACACAATGATCCGGTTTTATGATCCTCTCCTTCACTGCTTTACTTATAGGGACTTTCAGTTGGTTCCCACATTAGAGGAATTTTCCTCCATCCTAGGATCACCTGTGCCTGATCAGATGCCATACACTGGCGAAGAAGAGGCACCTAAGTTGGAAGATGTGGCTGCTGCATTACACTTGCCTCGATCAGAAATCAAAAAGGTTTGGGTAAGCAAAGGAGATTATACTGGTGTACCAGTTGACTTCTTGTATAGTCAAGCTGATATCTTAATTAATGCTATGAGTATGGATGCTTTTGAAAAGGTCCTTGCTTGCCTAATCTATGGGCAAGTGTTGTTTCCACGTTATGTCAAAATTGTGGATGTGATTGCTCTCAAGATCTTCATTAGCAACAATCTGGTTCCGACTTTACTAGGTGACCTGTTACATTCCATCCATCACAGATCATCTAAAGGcaagggttgtgttcttggatgCGCACCGATATtgtataagtggtttatttcgcacttaccccgCTCCATGATAAAAAATGAAGAGGGCTTGACATGGGTTCAAAGAATCATAAGGCTCTCATACGACGACGTCATTTGGAGTCAAAAAGATTTTAAAGGAACTCATTTGTTTGATAGCTGTGGAGACTTCccaaatgtacctcttcttg ACACGACTGGAAAGAAAAAGCTGTTCATTAAAGCTTGGTCCAAAATAAAGAAAGTATGCACAAGAGAGCTAGGACCAAGAAACTACATCCCTTCAGACCTTTATTTTAGATGGATTTATGATCGAGTGGTTGAGCATGGTATGCCATATCCATCTGATACTCCTATTGTGCCAAGGGTTACTCCTCCAGTTATTCCTGTGGTTTTGGAGCCTTATGTACCTGCTCCAAAGGAAGATCTTGCTGTTACCATTGCTTCCTTGAGGAGAGAAAAGGCAGATCTTGAAAGTCGTTTACAAAAGGTTGAAGCTGAAAAAGCGGTGTTGGTGGCTGATGCTAAAGAGCGAgatagtatgcttgactatttctcccgCAAATGGAAGATTGAGGATTTCGTCTCTCCAAatcagatacaatcatgggaACGAGAGATCGATAGGCTCGTCCAAGAAAGGAATGAGATGATCAAGGCTCACAAAGAAGAGATCAGAATTTTGAAGAGAAAGCGCCGAGCTGGAGAATGA
- the LOC131614900 gene encoding prohibitin-2, mitochondrial-like has protein sequence MSSDSTRNYKFEEMSIVSWRAVSREIRKILTERAANFNIALDDVSITTLTFGKEFTAAIEAKQVAAQEAERAKFVVEKAEQDKRSAVIRAQGEAKSAQLIGQAISNNPAFITLRKIEAAREIAHTISNAANKVFLNSDDLLLNLQELNLEPGKN, from the exons ATGAGTTCCGATTCAACTAGAAACTATAAGTTTGAAGAAATGTCAATTGTTTCCTGGAGG GCTGTTAGCCGTGAAATCCGAAAGATCCTGACTGAGAGGGCAGCCAACTTTAATATTGCTCTTGATGATGTGTCAATTACTACTCTGACCTTTGGCAAGGAGTTTACTGCTGCAATTGAAGCCAAGCAGGTGGCTGCACAAGAAGCTGAGAGGGCGAAATTTGTTGTGGAAAAAGCTGAGCAAGACAAAAGAAGTGCTGTAATCAGAGCACAG GGTGAGGCTAAAAGTGCCCAACTTATTGGACAAGCCATTTCCAACAATCCAGCTTTCATCACACTCAGGAAGATTGAAGCTGCAAGAGAGATTGCACATACTATATCAAACGCAGCAAACAAGGTTTTCCTGAATTCAGATGATCTTTTGCTGAATCTTCAGGAGCTGAATTTGGAGCCTGGCAAAAACTGA